The Salinirubellus salinus genome segment CGGCGGCGAGCATGGTGCTGTTACCCGCGTGACGTGGTGGACCTCCCGTCACAGCTCGCGGACGCCGAAGGGACAGTCTGGGTCGTCGCCGTCCTCGCCTACGGCGCCGGCGACACGCTCACCACCTGGGTCGGCCTGCGCTCGGGGCGGGGAGCGGAGGCTGGGCCGCTGGCCGCGCCCCTCGTCGAGACCTACGGCATCCTCGGGCTCGTCGGCCTGAAGGTGGTCACCCTCGCCCTGTTCTACCTCACCTGGCGGGTCGCCCGTCCGCCAGCGCGGGTGGCGGTGCCGCTGGCCGTCGCCCTCGTCGGCGTCGGCGTCACCGCGTGGAACCTCGCCGTCGTCTCCGCGTAGCCGGCCGACGACGACCTCACCGCGAGGACTGGTACAGGAGCACCGTCACCGCGACGGCCGCGAACAGGTCCGGCAGGAACGCGAACCCACCGATACCGAGCCCGAGCAGCGCCCGCCGGAAGCCGAGCGCCAGCCACACGAGCGGCGAGGACGACAGCGCGTACAGCAGGAGGGCGAGGCTGAACAGCAACAGCGACCGGGTGAACGGGTTGGGCAGGTCCCGATAGAGCGAGACGTAGGTGGCCACGAGCGCCAGCAGCGTGACGACGGTGTAGGTGGAGACGAACAGTTTCAGCCGGACGAACGTCTCGATGCGGGGGCTCTGCCCGATGCGGGTCCGCGCGAGGACGAGCGAGAGCACGGCGGTGACGAACAGCGCCACGAGCAGGGCGGCGCCGGCGACGAGGACAGTCCGCTTCAGCGCGTCCCGAGCGGGGTCCGTACCCGCGTCCTCCGGTAGGGACGCCGATTCCTCACTCATCGGCGTCACCTCCCTGGGCACCCGCAGCGGTCACGTCCTCGAGGTTCGCCTTGCGGGCCACCTCGTCGAGCACGTCGCGGTTCGACTCCATCGCGTCCGTCAGGAAGTAGGTCTTGCCGTAGCCGTCACCCATCGTCATCAGTACCCCGTTCTCGGCGAGCAGTTCGAGGTGGTGCTGGACCGTCTTGTAGTCGAGGTCGAGCGCCTCGGAGAGCTGGTGGGTGTTCATCGGTGTCTCGTCGAGCGTGCGGACGATGCGCAGGCGGTTCCGGCCGCCGCGTGAGCCACCGATGAGCCACCAGAGCACCCGTCGCATCCGTCGGTCGATTGCTCGGGAGGGGTGATAAACGGGGGGTGCCGTGGGTCGGTCGAGTCGTTGCGGGCCGGAACGTCAGCGGGGATGGGGGCGGCGTCGAGGGGCGTCAGGGACGCGGGGCCGGACCGCGTGGCCGGTCAGCGCGGTCACGTGGTGCGTCCTCTGGGATCGCACCGTACTCCTGCAGGAGGTCGAGGACCGCCGCGCGGATCTCGACGCGGAACGCGCCGTCCTCGCGCATCTCCTCGACCGTCGCGCGAACCTCGACCGCCTGTTCGTCGGTCAGGTCGAACCGGTGCTGGAGGGCCGCGACTCGGCCGTCGAGCAGGGCGTCGCGTATCTCTGCGTCGGTGTAGCCGTACGCGCGGAGCTGGTCGAGCACGGCGGTCCGCACCTCGGCGGGGTAGGCACCCTCGGCGCGGGCTTCGGTGGCCGTCGCGCGGAGTTCGGCGCGCTGTTCGTCGGTCAGGTCGAGCGCGTCGGC includes the following:
- a CDS encoding DUF5658 family protein; its protein translation is MDLPSQLADAEGTVWVVAVLAYGAGDTLTTWVGLRSGRGAEAGPLAAPLVETYGILGLVGLKVVTLALFYLTWRVARPPARVAVPLAVALVGVGVTAWNLAVVSA
- a CDS encoding winged helix-turn-helix domain-containing protein, translated to MLWWLIGGSRGGRNRLRIVRTLDETPMNTHQLSEALDLDYKTVQHHLELLAENGVLMTMGDGYGKTYFLTDAMESNRDVLDEVARKANLEDVTAAGAQGGDADE